A part of Acipenser ruthenus chromosome 12, fAciRut3.2 maternal haplotype, whole genome shotgun sequence genomic DNA contains:
- the LOC117411365 gene encoding protein PRRC2C isoform X6: protein MSEKSGQSAKAKDGKTKYASLSLFNTYKGKPLETQKTAVAARHGLQSLGKVASNRRMPPPANLPSLKAENKGNDPNVNIVPKDGSGWASRQDQPGEERPPEIPTPPPKPGPPAPQEIASGASRSWGSSKQAGQGDDLSDAGGPRINSHFQQEFPSLQAAGEPEKPGSDKEQPEEPYGPGPSLRPQNVGSWREGGGRNLSMAGSEPDVGAPLAEEGGSSTPSPTLEQTEPCRAASEQREVKRERLPYGTQPPLQGLSQVKLNGGQPLPSGVPPQFHPQFRGIMPPYMFHACPRMPFPPMQGPCRYPLPPQEAGKGPRAAGRPPQSWPQDGVDRPSIISATELKELDVLDTDVDEGWAGAQMEVDYTEKLNFSDDEENQANKDKGDNWEWMRARSSQCTEGWKEGEGSWGENAAPTPRSPNSRGQHSKTSQPPEYQAQSAGRPPAAAAGPGAPSRGKQQPVTGAPESEDSEAWRLKRKKQTESSEAVERARRRREEEERRMEEQRLAACAEKLKRLNEKFGTPATPTATAASPESQALEARPAPAPEESAEKTTMTAVQPQPQPLPEPQPQPQPPPRPRSQERVQPEEQEEEKRAVIVTAPPLPEAGGREVQVESEAPASEETAPEREGFNSEEASRAEEPPVLPPLDPRALTPESGEGESGHSRPALPSGYSKQFQKSLPPRFLRQQEQMKQQQQQAASAAPPSPGAPAPPPQHRSLYQPLGPHQQHLASMGFDPRWLMMQSYMDPRMMSGRPPSMDMPPMHPGRMPHKQLLRRDQVEGSGSGSDSFDHLARPVRDHGLPVEPRMVWGSEPYPQTEPQSAATPPKVQDDPREPGSEVGVELERSTPTETIPLEPSTKTDCFRDPMEHEGHSFSSRAPEDLAGALQLEKGPGVPGFEPKDGSLAPTEEALGVPRESPAVLKRSASQGSSHSVKLEEPSFEAASKPQAKETADRQEDKPRKEPFSLGSSSGSRTTPPAEGLPKAEKPPKLKSETRWGPRPGVSRREGPGGERPLRRSGPIKKPILRDMKEERELRKEKEERHERGGGGGGGRKEGPKTENQKAPAGEGVRREPPALAPDTWDTASAGKPAGALGPPIGQAAREEKQEKQPMPAVEKPHPETPRPASRKELNLPPRAYRREDRDRDRVQDRDRAQDRERDRAQDKERDRAQDRDRVQDRERDRAQDRERDRAQDRDWVQDRERDRAQDRDRDRDRDWGPEPGFRGRGRGEYYSRGRNFRGSYGGRTRASRGRSRGEYPYREPRPRSDLPLGSAASFRRREESETRSESSDFEVIPKRRRRRGSNTDSESEARDTASDTGASDRESSSKARPLRREDPRRMLKAAAASFRPPPPPPPPPHTAQPGSREPREDDGGRLKPGFLPKVEPSRRGRGAGMYRRAAGRERGPPRSAPMRRPGLKDCQWPSKPMETFRPEGERLEHGQGLNSERRPLRFEGKKYPEPSRERPRRQRPARPPRQDKPPRFRRLKEREAAAAEAGGGPGRAMPSAPPDYAAAAAGVSEAAGSKSPDLSNQNSSDQANEEWETASESSDFNERREREERKGEAATASQGAPPKGTGSEGGAAPKREALAAAAKRSFSSQRPGVDRQNRRGNSGPKPARGYGGGRGERRGPGGKPGRRGSTVSQHLDQRSGSAQRSEKDPSGRHKEEAKPATKKLKEKVDALSQFDLNNYASVVIIDDHPEVTTLEDPQSNTTDDGFTEVVSRKQQKRLQDEERRKKEEQTVQNWSKKGSGEKGRGGSSKLPPRFVKKQQQKQGAAQPRSQAPPQPAPQPLEGAVPPPSSEFPGQAKGLPASQPPSALGTELWENKMTTSTVLTDVTKILGPISPPQPPSVSAWNKPLTSFVGAVAPEGAKPGLDAGVELGIESIQFGAPSSSGSTDSDCTPTLLEKGPDNKLPEPKEQRQKQPRAGPIKAQKLPEMSLPENKEYKPGPIGKERSLKNRKVKDVRQAENEGPDKPGPGAARSPDPHSPAKDSKDSDMESMISVSTPEFGASSKESVTDYTSPSSSLGDTVSTGSSKMEESLVSNVPLPHTLPLPLPRRETLQQSSSLTQVSSATVDLTLKMESARKAWENSPSMGEKSSPVTSSAPPIASSAAANSATYSSFSSASLPPIPVASVTPTTSLQGSGTYTTSSLSTKTTSTSDPPNICKVKPQQLQSSSMGSSAHFSPLGCIPSLLAPQQQQQAPQVFVSQSAAGSAAQIPAFYMDTSHLFSTQPPRLGPPSLAQQQGFQPGLSQPTAVQQIPIPIYAPLQGQHQHQHQHQHQHQHQPQGMGLGTGPPVSQAQELFSTSLHQPYRSQQAFMQSSLSQPSPVVLSGAGQHSPMMLSGTALHSYPGVQPSDLSKAQSGLAFQQTSSAQHIPILFEPQLNQPSGLGGSQLMDTHTHLLQARQGLSQPSNLYSGQVQQPGQSSYYSSTQSASSALQQVNMPTHSHTGQSSYYSSRQYPSAAVQQMTVPLPGSQLALSNFGSTGGHQPLIALPQSMQPQGPQAQAQSLGRQAQLSQPFRGLLNQSQHGMMQASSKVCEMDLKLFGSGMDMKPGTPPISARSTTPTSSPFRASSTSPNSQSSKMNSILYQKQFQSAAAAAAGVRMPPHFQAQFTPQMMSQPSLVPPMARPPHGSSFNPGVQRTPMGPPMSPSLMSQPRPQYVSRGPPGPSMGPRGNQAMLKAEQDIKAKQRAEVLQSTHKFFSEQQQHKPTLSKPSDGSQQPAESFTPQPLSLGHEGDKGSSQPPSFTTPGSKPVRTGPIKPQAIKPEETK, encoded by the exons ATGTCCGAGAAGTCAGGCCAGAGCGCAAAGGCAAAGGATGGGAAGACCAAGTACGCGAGCCTCAGCCTCTTTAACACGTACAAGGGAAAGCCGCTGGAGACCCAGAAGACTGCAG TGGCTGCCAGGCATGGGCTCCAGAGCCTGGGCAAGGTGGCCTCCAACCGGCGCATGCCACCTCCAGCCAACCTGCCGAGCCTGAAAGCCGAGAACAAGGGGAATGATCCCAACGTGAATATCGTTCCCAAGGACGGGAGCGGCTGGGCGTCGCGGCAAGACCAGCCCGGGGAGGAGCG GCCCCCGGAGATACCCACACCCCCTCCCAAACCAGGGCCCCCAGCCCCCCAGGAGATAGCCAGTGGGGCCAGCCGGTCCTGGGGCAGCAGTAAGCAGGCGGGGCAGGGAGATG ACCTTTCTGATGCAGGTGGCCCCCGGATAAACAGCCACTTCCAGCAGGAGTTTCCCAGTCTGCAGGCAGCAGGGGAGCCGGAGAAACCCGGATCGGACAAGGAGCAGCCAGAGGAGCCCTACGGACCGGGGCCCAGCCTGCGACCCCAGA ATGTTGGCAGCTGGAGGGAGGGCGGTGGAAGGAACCTGAGCATGGCCGGCTCCGAGCCTGACGTCGGAGCCCCTTTGGCGGAGGAGGGAGGCAGCAGCACCCCCTCTCCCACCCTGGAGCAAACCGAGCCCTGCAGGGCAGCGAGCGAGCAGCGGGAGGTGAAGAGGGAGAGGCTCCCCTACGGCACCCAGCCTCCTCTGCAGGGGCTCAGTCAGGTCAAACTCAACGGGGGGCAGCCGCTGCCGTCGGGAGTGCCTCCACAGTTCCACCCCCAGTTCAGAGGCATCATGCCCCCCTAT ATGTTCCACGCCTGTCCCCGCATGCCCTTTCCACCGATGCAGGGCCCTTGCAGGTACCCGCTCCCTCCACAAGAAGCTGGGAA AGGCCCCAGGGCTGCCGGTCGGCCCCCACAGTCGTGGCCCCAGGACGGGGTGGACAGGCCCTCCATCATCAGTGCCACGGAGCTCAAGGAGCTGGACGTTCTGGACACAGATGTGGATGAGGGCTGGGCTG GAGCCCAGATGGAGGTGGATTACACCGAGAAGCTCAACTTCAGTGATGATGAGGAGAACCAGGCCAACAAAGACAAGGGAGACAACTG GGAGTGGATGCGTGCTCGGAGTTCGCAGTGCACCGAGGGGTGGAAGGAGGGAGAGGGGTCCTGGGGCGAGAATGCTGCTCCCACACCCCGTTCACCCAACAGCAGGGGGCAGCACAGCAAGACCAGCCAGCCCCCGGAGTACCAG GCACAGTCTGCAGGCCgccccccagcagcagcagcaggacctGGAGCACCGTCCCGGGGGAAGCAGCAGCCGGTGACAGGGGCCCCTGAGTCTGAGGACTCGGAGGCCTGGCGGCTGAAGCGCAAGAAGCAGACGGAGTCTAGCGAGGCCGTGGAGCGGGCGCGGCGCAGGCGCGAGGAGGAGGAGCGGAGGATGGAAGAGCAGCGGCTGGCAGCCTGCGCGGAGAAACTCAAGAGGCTCAACGAGAAATTCGGGACCCCAGCCACCCCCACCGCCACGGCAGCGTCTCCAGAGAGCCAGGCACTGGAGGCACGACCAGCGCCCGCTCCGGAAGAGAGCGCGGAGAAGACGACGATGACCGCCgtccagccccagccccagcccttACCCGAGCCCCAGCCTCAGCCTCAGCCTCCACCAAGGCCACGCTCTCAGGAGAGAGTCCAGCCTGAagagcaggaggaggagaagagggcgGTGATAGTGACTGCACCCCCACTGCCGGAGGCAGGAGGCAGGGAGGTGCAGGTAGAGAGCGAGGCTCCTGCCTCGGAGGAGACGGCCCCAGAGAGAGAGGGCTTCAACAGCGAGGAGGCTAGTAGAG cCGAGGAGCCCCCTGTGCTGCCCCCTCTGGACCCCCGAGCCCTGACCCCCGAGAGTGGGGAAGGGGAGTCTGGCCACTCACGCCCTGCCCTCCCCTCTGGATACTCCAAACAGTTCCAGAAGTCCCTGCCCCCACGCTTCCTGAGACAGCAG GAGCAgatgaagcagcagcagcagcaggcagcgTCGGCAGCTCCCCCCTCCCCAGGGGCCCCGGCCCCCCCTCCCCAGCACCGCTCCCTCTACCAGCCCCTGGGGCCACACCAGCAGCACCTGGCCTCCATGGGGTTTGACCCCCGCTGGCTCATGATGCAGTCCTACATGGACCCCCGCATGATGTCAGGGCGCCCCCCTTCTATGGACATGCCCCCCATGCACCCAG ggagGATGCCTCACAAGCAGCTGCTTAGGAGAGATCAGGTGGAGGGCTCTGGCTCTGGGTCCGACTCATTTGATCACCTGGCACGGCCTGTCAGAGACCACGGGCTGCCCGTAGAGCCCCGCATGGTGTGGGGGTCTGAGCCGTACCCCCAAACAGAGCCCCAGTCTGCTGCTACACCCCCCAAAGTACAAGATGATCCCAGGGAGCCCGG GTCGGAGGTGGGGGTCGAGTTGGAGAGGAGCACTCCCACAGAGACCATTCCCCTCGAACCCAGCACCAAGACAGACTGCTTCAGAGACCCGATGGAGCATGAGGGCCACAGCTTCAGCAGCCGGGCCCCCGAGGACCTAGCGGGAGCCCTGCAGCTTGAGAAAGGCCCCGGGGTGCCTGGATTCGAGCCCAAGGATGGGAGCCTGGCCCCTACAGAGGAGGCTCTGGGCGTGCCGAGGGAGAGCCCCGCGGTGCTGAAGAGGAGCGCGTCTCAGGGCTCCAGCCACTCTGTCAAGCTGGAGGAGCCCAGCTTTGAGGCAGCCTCCAAACCACAAGCCAAGGAGACGGCCGACCGCCAGGAGGACAAGCCCAGGAAGGAGCCCTTCTCTCTGGGCAGCAGCAGTGGCAGCAGGACCACCCCACCAGCCGAGGGCCTGCCCAAAGCGGAGAAGCCACCCAAATTGAAATCCGAGACGCGCTGGGGTCCCCGGCCGGGGGTCAGCAGGAGGGAGGGGCCCGGTGGAGAGCGGCCGCTCCGCAGATCGGGGCCCATCAAGAAGCCGATCCTGCGGGACATGAAGGAGGAGAGGGAGCTgaggaaggagaaggaggagcggcacgagagaggaggaggaggaggcggggGGAGGAAGGAGGGACCCAAAACAGAGAACCAGAAAGCACCTGCTGGCGAGGGGGTGAGGAGGGAACCTCCAGCCTTGGCCCCTGATACTTGGGATACAGCGAGCGCAGGGAAGCCTGCGGGGGCTCTGGGGCCACCAATAGGGCAGGCAGCCCGCGAGGAGAAACAAGAGAAGCAGCCAATGCCTGCCGTTGAGAAACCCCACCCCGAGACACCCAGGCCAGCCTCCAGAAAGGAACTGAACCTGCCCCCGAGGGCTTACCGGAGAGAAGACAGGGACCGAGACCGGGTTCAAGATAGGGACCGGGCTCAAGACAGGGAGAGGGACCGGGCTCAAGACAAGGAGAGGGACCGGGCTCAAGACAGGGACCGGGTTCAAGATAGGGAGAGGGACCGGGCTCAAGATAGGGAGAGGGACCGGGCTCAAGACAGGGACTGGGTTCAAGATAGGGAGAGGGACCGGGCTCAAGATAGGGACAGGGACCGGGACAGAGACTGGGGCCCAGAGCCAGGCTTCCGGGGCCGCGGCAGGGGGGAGTACTACTCTCGTGGCCGCAATTTCAGAGGCAGCTACGGGGGCCGGACGAGGGCTAGCAGGGGCAGGAGCAGAGGGGAGTACCCCTACAGGGAGCCCCGGCCGCGCTCAGACCTGCCCCTCGGCTCGGCCGCCTCGTTCCGGCGACGGGAAGAGAGCGAGACGCGCAGCGAGAGCTCCGACTTCGAGGTGATCCCCAAGAGGAGGCGCCGACGCGGCTCCAACACGGACTCGGAGAGCGAGGCCCGGGACACGGCCAGCGACACCGGGGCCTCCGACAGGGAGAGCAGCAGCAAGGCCAGGCCGCTGCGCAGAGAGgaccccaggaggatgttgaaagcagcagcagcctccttccgccctcctcctcctcctcctcctcctccccacacaGCGCAGCCCGGCTCCAGGGAGCCTCGAGAGGATGACGGGGGGCGCCTCAAGCCAGGCTTCCTCCCCAAAGTGGAGCCCTCCAGGCGGGGCAGGGGAGCAGGGATGTACAGGAGGGCCGCTGGAAGGGAGAGAGGCCCGCCCAGGTCGGCTCCGATGAGACGGCCGGGGCTGAAGGATTGCCAGTGGCCCTCCAAGCCCATGGAGACGTTCCGGCCAGAGGGGGAGAGGCTGGAGCACGGCCAGGGGCTGAACTCAGAACGACGGCCGCTCAGGTTCGAGGGGAAGAAGTACCCGGAGCCCAGCCGGGAGAGGCCCAGGAGACAGAGGCCAGCCCGGCCGCCCAGGCAGGACAAGCCACCCCGCTTCCGCAGGCTGAAGGAGAGGGAGGCGGCAGCGGCCGAGGCAGGGGGGGGGCCCGGCAGGGCCATGCCCAGCGCCCCCCCGGActacgcggcggcggcggcggggGTCTCCGAGGCAGCAGGGAGTAAGTCCCCCGACCTGTCCAATCAGAACTCCTCCGACCAGGCCAACGAGGAGTGGGAGACGGCCTCCGAGAGCAGCGACTTCAACGAGCGCAGGGAGCGCGAGGAGCGCAAGGGCGAGGCGGCCACAGCCTCTCAGGGGGCCCCGCCCAAGGGCACAGGCTCCGAGGGGGGGGCAGCGCCCAAGCGAGAGGCCCTCGCGGCGGCAGCCAAGAGGAGCTTCTCCAGCCAGCGCCCCGGAGTGGATCGGCAGAACCGGCGCGGCAACAGCGGGCCCAAACCCGCCCGGGGCTATGGCGGGGGAAGGGGAGAGCGCAGAGGACCCGGGGGCAAGCCAGGGCGCAGAGG CAGCACTGTATCCCAGCATCTGGACCAGCGCTCCGGCTCGGCTCAGCGGTCCGAGAAGGATCCGTCCGGGAGGCACAAGGAGGAGGCCAAGCCGGCCACCAAGAAACTCAAGGAGAAGGTGGACGCGCTGTCACAGTTCGACCTGAACAACTACGCCA GCGTGGTGATTATCGATGACCACCCGGAGGTGACCACGCTGGAGGACCCCCAGTCCAACACCACGGATGACGGCTTCACAGAGGTGGTGTCGCGCAAGCAGCAGAAACGACTCCAGGATGAGGAGCGGAGGAAGAAAGAGGAGCAGACTGTGCag aattgGAGCAAGAAGGGTTCAGGTGAAAAGGGCAGAGGGGGGAGCTCCAAGCTGCCTCCCAGATTtgtgaagaagcagcagcagaaacAGGGAGCGGCTCAGCCTCGGAGCCAGGCTCCCCCACAGCCTGCACCCCAGCCTCTCGAGGGGGCTGTCCCACCACCCAGCAGCGAGTTCCCCGGCCAGGCCAAGGGATTGCCTGCCAGCCAGCCTCCCAGCGCCCTGGGCACAGAGCTCTGGGAAAACAAGATGACCACATCCACCGTGCTCACGGACGTGACCAAGATAC tGGGACCCATCAGCCCTCCCCAGCCTCCCTCTGTCAGTGCCTGGAACAAGCCCCTCACGTCCTTCGTAGGGGCTGTGGCCCCGGAG GGGGCGAAGCCTGGCCTGGATGCGGGTGTGGAGCTGGGCATAGAGAGCATCCAGTTTGGGGCTCCCTCGTCCTCAGGCAGCACGGACAGCGACTGCACCCCGACTCTGCTGGAGAAGGGCCCCGATAACAAACTGCCAGAGCCCAAGGAGCAGAGGCAGAAGCAGCCGCGCGCTGGGCCCATCAAGGCACAGAAG CTGCCAGAGATGAGCCTCCCAGAGAATAAGGAGTACAAGCCGGGCCCCATCGGGAAGGAGCGCTCGCTGAAGAACCGCAAAGTGAAGGACGTCCGCCAGGCTGAGAACGAGGGGCCTGACAAGCCGGGTCCGGGGGCCGCCAGGAGCCCAGACCCCCACTCCCCTGCCAAGGACAGCAAGGACTCGGACATGGAGAGCATGATCTCTGTGTCCACGCCCGAGTTTGGAGCCAGCAGCAAG GAATCTGTGACGGACTACACCTCTCCCTCCTCTTCACTGGGAGACACAGTCTCCACAGGAAGCAGTAAGATGGAGGAGAGCCTGGTCTCCAAT GTGCCCTTGCCCcacaccctccccctccccctccccaggaGGGAGACTCTGCAGCAGAGCTCCAGCCTGACTCAGGTCTCTTCCGCTACCGTTGACCTCACCCTCAAG ATGGAGTCTGCGCGGAAGGCCTGGGAGAACTCCCCCAGCATGGGTGAGAAGAGTTCTCCAGTGACCTCGTCCGCCCCCCCCATCGCCAGCAGCGCTGCAGCCAACAGCGCCACCTACAGCTCCTTCTCCAGTGCATCCCTGCCTCCGATCCCCGTGGCCTCCGTCACGCCCACCACCTCCCTCCAGG gcTCTGGTACCTACACCacctcctccctgagcaccaagACGACCAGCACCTCCGACCCTCCCAATATCTGCAAAGTGAAGCCCCAGCAGCTCCAGAGCAGCAGCATGGGCTCGTCGGCACACTTCTCCCCGCTGGGCTGCATCCCCTCCCTGCTCgctccccagcagcagcagcaagcccCACAGGTCTTCGTCTCCCAGTCTGCAGCAG GTTCTGCTGCTCAGATCCCTGCCTTCTACATGGACACCAGCCACCTGTTCAGCACGCAGCCCCCGCGCCTGGGCCCCCCCTCGCTGGCACAGCAGCAAGGCTTCCAGCCTGGGCTGTCTCAG CCCACTGCAGTCCAGCAGATCCCCATCCCCATCTACGCCCCCCTCCAGggccagcaccagcaccagcatcagcaccagcaccagcatcagcaccaGCCCCAGGGCATGGGCCTGGGCACCGGCCCGCCGGTCTCACAGGCACAGGAGCTCTTCAGCACCTCCCTGCACCAGCCCTACAG GTCCCAGCAGGCGTTCATGCAGAGCAGCCTGTCTCAGCCCTCGCCGGTGGTTCTGTCTGGGGCTGGCCAGCACTCCCCCATGATGCTGTCGGGGACCGCGCTGCACAGCTACCCCGGCGTGCAGCCCTCCGATCTCAGCAAGGCACAGTCTGGCCTGGCCTTCCAGCAAACCTCCAGCGCCCAACACATCCCCATCCTCTTCGAACCCCAGCTCAACCAGCCGTCCGGCCTGGGGGGCTCGCAGCTCATGGACACCCACACGCACCTCTTACAG GCACGCCAGGGACTGAGCCAGCCCTCCAACTTGTACTCTGGGCAGGTGCAGCAGCCTGGCCAGAGCAGCTACTACAGCTCCACACAGTCTGCCAGCTCTGCCCTGCAGCAAGTAAACATGCCCACACACTCGCACACGGGCCAGAGCAGCTACTACAGCAGCAGGCAGTACCCCAGTGCAGCCGTGCAGCAG ATGACGGTGCCTCTCCCGGGCTCCCAGCTCGCCCTCTCTAACTTTGGCTCGACTGGGGGCCACCAGCCCCTGATCGCGCTGCCCCAGTCCATGCAGCCGCAGGGCCCCCAGGCTCAGGCACAGAGCCTCGGCAGACAGGCTCAGCTCAGCCAGCCGTTCCGGGGGCTCCTGAACCAGAGCCAGCACGGAATGATGCAGGCTTCCAGCAAG GTGTGTGAGATGGACCTGAAGCTGTTTGGCAGTGGGATGGATATGAAGCCTGGGACCCCTCCGATCAGTGCCAGGagcaccacccccacctccagcCCCTTCAG GGCCAGCTCCACCAGCCCCAACAGCCAGTCCAGTAAGATGAACAGCATTTTGTACCAGAAGCAGTTCCAGTCTGCAGCGGCGGCAGCGGCAGGGGTTCGAATGCCTCCGCACTTCCAGGCACAGTTCACACCGCAG ATGATGTCTCAGCCCAGCCTGGTGCCTCCCATGGCGAGGCCTCCCCACGGCAGTTCTTTCAACCCGGGGGTGCAGCGGACGCCCATGGGCCCCCCGATGTCCCCCTCCCTCATGAGTCAACCCCGCCCGCAGTACGTGAGCCGCGGACCCCCTGGGCCCTCCATGGGACCCCGCGGAAACCAGGCCATGCTCAAGGCAGAGCAGGATATCAAG gcGAAGCAGCGTGCGGAGGTGCTCCAGTCCACTCACAAGTTCTTCtctgagcagcagcagcacaagcCCACTCTGAGCAAACCCTCCGATGGGAGCCAGCAGCCCGCGGAGAGCTTCACACCACAGCCCCTCTCCCTGGGGCACGAGGGGGATAAGGGGTCCTCCCAGCCCCCCTCCTTCACTACCCCCGGCTCCAAACCTGTCCGGACCGGGCCCATCAAACCCCAGGCCATCAAACCTGAGGAGACCAAATAA